Proteins from one Algiphilus sp. genomic window:
- a CDS encoding formylglycine-generating enzyme family protein, giving the protein MHTAGWAAVLLLAAVHAATADESGALPDGDGEPTTIGPDTPAPAGLPGAPSRPVSLGGGGAVGATMTAAPGTRFRDCDDCPEMVLLPDGRYRMGSPEGEAERDADEGPEQDIVIDRPIAFGRYEVTVGQFAAFIAATDYRTDAERGAGGEPGCLRATAAGETGERIVWQYDPEGDWRQPGFEQGDRHPVVCVSWYDAMEYAAWLSERTGHDYRLPSEAEWEYAARATNETAFYFGNDVSGICAHANHADDSHARSWGWERARRGADCDDGAARTAPVGSYEPNLFSLNDVLGNVWEWTLDCYVDTLADLPADGSARVTDACRRRAARGGSWRNLVPYIRAANRYRISPVTRSDFVGFRVVRVTDAGTADTPEDTTLPGVPPPEPDVLTVPEAASEPAEATGEPPADAPPEPDAGA; this is encoded by the coding sequence ATGCACACCGCCGGATGGGCCGCGGTCCTGCTGCTCGCGGCCGTGCACGCGGCGACCGCCGACGAGAGCGGTGCGTTGCCGGATGGCGATGGCGAGCCCACAACGATCGGACCGGACACGCCGGCGCCGGCCGGACTTCCGGGAGCGCCGTCCCGGCCGGTCTCGCTCGGCGGCGGCGGCGCAGTGGGCGCCACCATGACCGCGGCTCCCGGGACCCGTTTCCGTGACTGCGATGATTGCCCGGAGATGGTTCTGCTTCCGGACGGGCGCTATCGCATGGGCAGCCCGGAAGGCGAGGCCGAGCGCGACGCCGACGAGGGACCGGAGCAGGACATCGTCATCGACCGCCCCATCGCCTTCGGTCGCTACGAGGTGACCGTCGGGCAGTTCGCGGCCTTCATTGCCGCGACCGACTACCGAACCGACGCCGAGCGCGGCGCCGGCGGCGAGCCGGGGTGCCTCAGGGCCACGGCTGCCGGGGAGACGGGCGAGCGCATCGTCTGGCAGTACGACCCCGAGGGCGACTGGCGGCAGCCGGGCTTCGAGCAGGGTGACCGGCACCCGGTGGTCTGCGTGAGCTGGTACGACGCGATGGAGTATGCCGCCTGGCTCTCCGAGCGCACCGGGCACGACTACCGCCTGCCCAGCGAGGCGGAATGGGAATACGCCGCGCGCGCCACCAACGAGACCGCGTTCTACTTCGGCAACGACGTGTCGGGCATCTGCGCCCACGCCAATCACGCCGACGACAGTCACGCCCGCAGCTGGGGCTGGGAGCGGGCGCGCCGAGGCGCCGACTGCGACGACGGCGCGGCGCGCACCGCGCCGGTGGGCAGCTACGAGCCGAACCTGTTCAGTCTCAACGACGTGCTGGGCAACGTCTGGGAATGGACGCTCGACTGCTATGTCGACACGCTTGCGGACCTCCCCGCCGACGGCAGCGCCCGCGTGACCGACGCGTGCCGCCGCCGTGCGGCGCGCGGCGGCTCCTGGCGCAATCTCGTGCCCTACATCCGTGCCGCCAACCGCTACCGCATTTCGCCGGTAACGCGCAGCGACTTCGTCGGATTCCGCGTGGTGCGCGTCACCGATGCCGGGACGGCCGATACGCCGGAGGACACCACGCTCCCCGGCGTGCCGCCGCCGGAGCCGGACGTGCTGACCGTGCCCGAAGCCGCGTCGGAGCCGGCCGAGGCCACTGGCGAGCCACCCGCCGACGCCCCGCCGGAACCCGACGCGGGGGCTTGA
- a CDS encoding lipid A deacylase LpxR family protein: MPRNAILLFLTAGLVLPTSAAALLCPQSGIALPGGVPSERFDAGWSVDIDNDALTTREDDQDYTAGFAVTLAGERARGYWLSLDSPLSAVDAWLGVDAARCGLTQRQHSFRVGGVALTPSDIERPDVIPDDRPYASLIFVTNGRTYVADDGGAVYQSSLTVGMLGLDAFERVQRGYHKVIGTGEPKGWDNQISDGGEPTLRYTLARQDLLASSGHYRPGGYDIKSAIGASAGYLTELSAAVSARWGLLNTTWWSFPAGQAQYLAEPAHVQGNGDSGAARRELYLWGGAALRLRGYNAFLQGQFRDSALEYEYNALHPVIGEAWFGLTAQLSRHYRLSWVVRYQSSEIKRGIGDREVFWGRITLSRAL; the protein is encoded by the coding sequence ATGCCGCGCAACGCGATCCTGCTATTCCTGACGGCGGGTCTGGTACTGCCCACCAGTGCGGCCGCGTTGCTGTGCCCGCAGAGCGGCATCGCGCTGCCGGGCGGCGTACCGTCGGAGCGCTTCGATGCAGGGTGGTCGGTCGATATCGACAACGATGCCCTGACCACGCGCGAGGACGACCAGGACTACACCGCCGGCTTCGCAGTCACGCTTGCCGGCGAGCGGGCCCGGGGCTACTGGTTGTCGCTCGACAGCCCCCTATCGGCCGTCGACGCCTGGCTGGGCGTCGACGCGGCGCGCTGCGGACTGACCCAGCGCCAGCACAGCTTCCGCGTCGGCGGTGTCGCGCTGACGCCGAGCGACATCGAGCGACCCGACGTCATACCCGACGACCGGCCCTACGCCAGCCTGATCTTCGTGACCAACGGGCGCACCTACGTCGCCGATGACGGTGGCGCCGTCTATCAGTCCAGTCTCACCGTGGGGATGCTCGGCCTCGACGCCTTCGAGCGTGTGCAGCGCGGCTATCACAAGGTCATCGGGACCGGCGAGCCCAAGGGCTGGGACAACCAGATATCGGACGGCGGCGAGCCGACCCTGCGCTACACCCTCGCGCGCCAGGATCTGCTGGCATCGAGCGGGCACTACCGACCCGGCGGCTATGACATCAAGAGCGCGATCGGCGCCAGCGCGGGCTATCTCACCGAGCTCAGCGCCGCGGTCTCGGCGCGCTGGGGCCTGCTCAACACCACCTGGTGGAGCTTCCCCGCAGGCCAGGCACAGTATCTCGCCGAGCCGGCGCATGTGCAGGGCAACGGCGATTCCGGTGCCGCGCGACGCGAGCTCTACCTCTGGGGCGGTGCGGCGCTGCGGCTGCGCGGCTACAACGCCTTCCTGCAGGGGCAGTTCCGCGACAGCGCGCTGGAGTACGAATACAACGCGTTGCACCCGGTGATCGGCGAAGCGTGGTTCGGACTGACCGCGCAGCTCAGCAGGCACTATCGGCTCTCCTGGGTGGTGCGCTACCAGAGCTCGGAGATCAAGCGCGGCATCGGTGACCGCGAAGTGTTCTGGGGCCGCATCACGCTCAGCCGGGCGCTCTGA
- a CDS encoding TetR/AcrR family transcriptional regulator, with the protein MGRTPHWNEEALLERAMHCFWWRGYHDASMADLVDATGVNRQGIYSRFGDKHGLFLATLACYRERVVTPAFARVEAPGAGLEAVAAYLEHQIALAASAGLPGPGCLIANTQAELAAHDAEARRHVEAHDARLRQGFAGTLRTSGASEAVAAQRAAVLAVAVQGLWSHSRSVSDPGPLRRIAAALVSITGTGLT; encoded by the coding sequence ATGGGCCGGACACCGCACTGGAACGAGGAAGCGCTGCTGGAGCGCGCCATGCACTGCTTCTGGTGGCGCGGCTATCACGATGCATCGATGGCCGATCTGGTCGACGCCACCGGCGTGAACCGGCAGGGCATCTACTCGCGTTTCGGCGACAAGCACGGTCTTTTCCTCGCCACGCTCGCGTGCTACCGGGAACGCGTGGTGACTCCGGCCTTCGCCCGCGTGGAAGCCCCCGGGGCCGGTCTCGAGGCCGTCGCCGCGTATCTGGAACACCAGATCGCGCTTGCCGCGAGCGCCGGACTGCCCGGGCCGGGCTGTCTGATCGCCAACACCCAGGCGGAACTGGCCGCGCACGATGCCGAGGCACGTCGCCATGTCGAGGCGCACGACGCGCGTCTCCGGCAGGGATTTGCCGGGACGCTCCGCACCAGCGGGGCCAGCGAGGCCGTCGCCGCGCAACGCGCCGCCGTGCTGGCGGTGGCCGTGCAGGGTCTCTGGTCGCACTCGCGATCGGTTTCCGATCCCGGGCCGCTCCGCCGCATCGCGGCGGCACTCGTCTCCATCACCGGAACCGGACTGACGTGA